Proteins from one Limanda limanda chromosome 9, fLimLim1.1, whole genome shotgun sequence genomic window:
- the LOC133010906 gene encoding interferon-induced protein with tetratricopeptide repeats 5-like, translated as MSAAQSEIPLEGQLGALQCHFTWDLEPGRNKLLRIKDKLQDIGTEGERKWLGHIYNLQGYVHFQLGSIEEARSFFSRAEEVFRQMRGAEEGPWLVVTYGNQAWLHHHQGEEAESRACLSKIDVLMTEDPSQDELHPEICAEKAWTLMKFRGEQKLLADDYFQRAIRMQPDVVEWQTSHLLLLVKMSKHSRPGVEEDIMEKLRKAKEQDPENLYLAAVYLLQLAEKEQPDQSGARELATKILRNPVSSYSGIKPLLWFYRTFISLDEAVALAEEALKLHPDERYLKRWVALSYKWKIWEKDGRSSPSLIEKGIRVHEDLLSLYPDSSFMKRIDLANIYAKSENTKAKSEEIFQQLLVEDLQPDEQQIFFNIYGKHLYFTQQQLNMSILYHMKAVEIPIKSDFQENSFKILEKLRYNQDVDRRGGSAADLHGQDVGQTLHSLNMESSICPWSRRRGRFLEDGRTDRDNVLTYLRCVLHQATSCLQKSNLYFNKPLSDVPKLP; from the exons TGCTGCTCAGAGTGAAATACCCCTGGAGGGCCAGCTGGGGGCGCTGCAGTGCCACTTCACCTGGGATCTGGAGCCCGGCAGAAACAAACTTTTGAGAATCAAGGACAAGCTGCAGGACATCGGCACAGAGGGAGAACGCAAGTGGCTGGGACACATCTACAACCTGCAGGGGTACGTCCACTTCCAGCTGGGGTCCATTGAAGAAGCCAGGAGCTTCTTCAGCAGAGCCGAGGAGGTCTTCAGGCagatgagaggagcagaggagggtcCCTGGCTGGTGGTGACCTACGGGAACCAGGCCTGGctgcaccatcatcagggagaagaagcagagagtCGGGCTTGTCTGTCAAAGATCGACGTCCTGATGACTGAGGATCCATCGCAGGACGAGTTGCACCCGGAGATCTGCGCTGAAAAAGCCTGGACTCTGATGAAGTTCAGAGGAGAACAGAAGCTTCTGGCAGATGATTACTTCCAGAGAGCCATCCGGATGCAGCCGGATGTGGTGGAGTGGCAGACCAGCCACTTGTTATTGTTAGTTAAGATGTCCAAACACAGCAGACCAGGGGTTGAGGAAGACATCATGGAGAAGCTGAGAAAAGCCAAGGAACAGGATCCAGAGAACCTGTACCTCGCTGCCGTTTACCTCCTGCAACTCGCTGAGAAAGAACAACCAGACCAAAGTGGAGCACGAGAGTTAGCCACAAAGATTCTGAGAAACCCTGTCAGCAGCTACAGTGGAATCAAACCTTTGCTGTGGTTTTACAGAACCTTCATCTCCTTGGACGAGGCTGTGGCTTTGGCAGAAGAGGCTCTGAAGCTACATCCGGATGAACGTTATCTGAAAAGATGGGTCGCACTCAGCTACAAATGGAAGATCTGGGAGAAGGACGGTCGCTCAAGTCCGAGCCTGATAGAGAAAGGGATCCGTGTCCATGAGGATTTGCTTTCTCTTTATCCTGATTCCTCATTTATGAAGAGAATAGACCTCGCAAATATTTACGCAAAGTCAGAGAACACCAAggcaaaatctgaggagatctTCCAGCAGCTGCTTGTAGAAGATCTGCAACCTGATGAACAACAAATCTTCTTCAACATCTACGGAAAACATCTGTACTTCACTCAACAGCAGCTTAACATGTCAATCCTGTATCACATGAAGGCGGTGGAGATACCAATCAAGTCCGACTTTCAGGAGAACAGCTTCAAGATTCTGGAGAAGCTCAGATACAACCAAGATGTAGACAG gagaggaggctcTGCAGCTGATCTTCACGGACAAGATGTTGGACAGACACTTCACTCTCTGAATATGGAATCCAGCATCTGTCCCTGGTCCAGACGGCGTGGAAGGTTCCTGgaggacggacggacagacagggACAATGTCCTCACATACCTCCGCTGTGTGCTTCACCaagctacttcctgtttacaaaaGTCCAACCTTTATTTCAATAAACCTTTAAGCGATGTTCCCAAGTTGCCTTGA